A genome region from Schistocerca nitens isolate TAMUIC-IGC-003100 chromosome 4, iqSchNite1.1, whole genome shotgun sequence includes the following:
- the LOC126252053 gene encoding uncharacterized PE-PGRS family protein PE_PGRS54-like isoform X11, which produces MRATAVWAALLLQLAVVAAAPWNTGCLFSRDPDCWRSHAGTSVDNHAFGTLHTQNSALTPAKDDNRWPHIRQQEAENGESEQNHPADVKKKYLHELTRLLQGIMAEREERSRSDSDSSSDSSSSSSSTNENNISNTENSSSNEFGSGQDGHSGENGSGSGGGSGGLAGSGGLGSGSGNGGNGGNGGNGGDGGDSVTGGDGGDGGNGGNGGDAGDSSNGGDAGDGGDGGDGGNGGDAGDGGDGGNGGDGGDGGDGGSGGDAGNGGDGGNGGDGGDGGDGGSGGDAGNGGDGGDGGDGGNGGDGGDGGDGGSGGDAGDGGDGGDGGDGGNGGDAGDGGDGGNGGDGGDGGDGGSGSDASNGGDGGDGGDGGNGGDAGDGGDGGDGGDGGNGGDAGDGGDGGNGGNGGDGGDGSSGGDAGDGGDGGDGGNGGDAGDGGDGGNGGDGGDGGDGGSGGDAGNGGDGGDGGDGGDAGDGGDGGNGGDGGDGGNGGDAGDGGDGGNGGDGGDGGDGGSGGDAGDGGDGGDGGDGGNGGDAGDGGDGGNGGDGGDGGDGGSGSDASNGGDGGDGGDGGNGGDAGDGGDGGDGGDGGNGGDAGDGGDGGNGGNGGDGGDGSSGGDAGDGGDGGDGGNGGDAGDGGDGGNGGDGGDGGDGGSGGDAGDGGDGGDGDNGGDGGDGGDGGNGGDGGDAGDGGSGSDAGNGVDGGDGGNGGDAGDGGDGGNGGDGGDGGNGGDAGDGGDGGNGGNGGDAGDGGSGGDAGDGGDGGNGGDAGDGGDGGNGGDGGDGGDGGSGGDAGNGGDGGDGGDGGNGGDAGDGGDGGDGGNGGDAGDGGDGGNGGNGGDGGEGGSGGDAGDGGDGGDGGNGGDAGDGGDGGNGGNGGDAGDGGNGGDAGDGGNGGDGGNGGDGGSGGDAGNGGDGGNGGDGGDGGNGGDSGSGGSGGSGGDGGNGGSGGSGGSDGSDGTDGSDGGNGDDAGNGGDGGNGGDGGNGGSGGDAGDGGDGGDGGDGGSGGGAGDGGDGGNGGDGGDGSDGGSGGGAGDGGNGGDGGNGGDAGNGGDGGNGGDGGDGGSGGDSGNGGDGGNGGDGGDGGNGGDSGNGGDGGDGGDGGDGGSGGGAGDGGDGGNGGDGGDGGSGGDSGNGGDGGNGGDGGDGGNGGDSGNGGDGGDGGNGGNGGDGGNGGNGGEGGDGGNGGDGGDGGNGGDGGDGGDGGNGGNGGNDNDGQSNNESGSSDGGSDSDGGIGDCPAVGSCPLHEDAGSDVTLLPHATDCGQYCVCDHGVPVAMPCPAGLHFNPELRVCDWPYAAGCEVQS; this is translated from the exons ATGAGAG CTACGGCGGTGTGGGCGGCGCTGCTTCTGCAGCTGGCGGTCGTAGCGGCGGCGCCCTGGAACACGGGGTGTCTCTTCTCCAGGGACCCCGACTGTTGGCGATCGCACGCAG GCACAAGTGTGGATAATCACGCCTTTGGGACACTTCACACACAGAATTCGGCACTTACCCCAGCAAAGGATGACAACAGATGGCCACATATCCGACAGCAGGAAGCAGAAAATGGCGAAAGTGAACAAAATCATCCAGCCGATGTAAAGAAAAAGTACTTACATGAATTAACGAGACTCTTACAAGGTATTATGGCAGAGAGGGAAGAAAGAAGTAGGAGCGACAGCGACAgtagcagcgacagcagcagcagcagtagtagcacTAATGAGAACAATATTAGTAACACTGAAAACAGTAGCAGTAATGAATTTGGAAGTGGACAAGATGGACATAGTGGAGAGAATGGAAGTGGAAGTGGAGGTGGCAGTGGAGGACTAGCTGGTAGTGGAGGACTCGGAAGTGGCAGTGGAAATGGTGGAAACGGTGGTAATGGAGGCAACGGTGGGGACGGTGGAGACAGTGTAACTGGAGGAGATGGAGGGGATGGTGGAAATGGAGGTAATGGTGGAGATGCTGGCGACAGCAGCAATGGTGGTGATGCCGGTGATGGAGGAGATGGTGGTGATGGAGGCAATGGTGGTGATGCTGGAGATGGAGGTGATGGTGGAAATGGCGGCGATGGCGGAGATGGAGGTGATGGAGGCAGTGGTGGTGATGCTGGCAATGGAGGTGATGGTGGAAATGGAGGTGATGGTGGAGATGGAGGTGATGGAGGCAGTGGTGGTGATGCTGGCAATGGTGGAGATGGTGGTGATGGAGGTGATGGTGGAAATGGAGGTGACGGTGGAGATGGAGGTGATGGAGGCAGTGGAGGTGATGCTGGAGATGGAggagatggtggtgatggtggcgaCGGAGGCAATGGTGGCGATGCTGGAGATGGAGGAGATGGTGGAAATGGAGGCGATGGTGGTGATGGAGGTGATGGAGGCAGCGGTAGTGATGCCAGCAATGGAggagatggtggtgatggtggtgatggaggCAATGGTGGTGATGCTGGTGATGGAggagatggtggtgatggtggcgaTGGAGGCAACGGTGGTGATGCTGGAGATGGAGGTGATGGTGGAAATGGAGGCAATGGTGGTGATGGAGGTGATGGAAGCAGTGGTGGTGATGCTGGAGATGGAGGAGATGGTGGTGATGGAGGCAATGGTGGTGATGCTGGCGATGGAGGTGATGGTGGAAATGGAGGCGATGGTGGAGATGGAGGTGATGGAGGCAGTGGTGGTGACGCTGGCAATGGAGGAGATGGTGGTGATGGAGGCGATGGTGGTGATGCTGGTGATGGAGGTGATGGTGGAAATGGTGGTGATGGTGGCGATGGAGGCAATGGTGGTGATGCTGGAGATGGAGGAGATGGTGGAAATGGAGGCGATGGTG GTGATGGTGGAGATGGAGGCAGTGGAGGTGATGCTGGAGATGGAggagatggtggtgatggtggcgaCGGAGGCAATGGTGGTGATGCTGGAGATGGAGGAGATGGTGGAAATGGAGGCGATGGTGGTGATGGAGGTGATGGAGGCAGCGGTAGTGATGCCAGCAATGGAggagatggtggtgatggtggtgatggaggCAATGGTGGTGATGCTGGTGATGGAggagatggtggtgatggtggcgaTGGAGGCAACGGTGGTGATGCTGGAGATGGAGGTGATGGTGGAAATGGAGGCAATGGTGGTGATGGAGGTGATGGAAGCAGTGGTGGTGATGCTGGAGATGGAGGAGATGGTGGTGATGGAGGCAATGGTGGTGATGCTGGCGATGGAGGTGATGGTGGAAATGGAGGTGATGGTGGAGATGGAGGTGATGGAGGCAGTGGAGGTGATGCTGGAGATGGAGGCGATGGTGGCGATGGAGACAATGGTGGTGATGGTggagatggtggtgatggtggaaaTGGAGGTGATGGTGGAGATGCAGGTGATGGAGGCAGTGGTAGTGATGCTGGCAATGGAGTAGATGGTGGAGATGGAGGCAATGGTGGTGATGCTGGTGATGGAGGTGATGGTGGaaatggtggtgatggtggtgacgGAGGCAATGGTGGTGATGCTGGAGATGGAGGAGATGGTGGAAATGGAGGCAATGGTGGTGATGCAGGTGATGGAGGCAGTGGTGGTGAtgctggtgatggtggtgatggaggCAATGGCGGTGATGCTGGCGATGGTGGCGATGGTGGAAATGGAGGTGATGGTGGAGATGGAGGTGATGGAGGCAGTGGTGGTGATGCTGGCAATGGTggagatggtggtgatggtggtgatggaggTAATGGTGGTGATGCTGGTGATGGAGGAGATGGTGGTGATGGAGGCAATGGCGGTGATGCTGGTGATGGAGGTGATGGTGGAAACGGAGGTAATGGCGGAGATGGAGGTGAAGGAGGCAGTGGTGGTGATGCTGGAGATGGAGGAGATGGTGGTGATGGAGGCAATGGTGGTGATGCTGGCGATGGAGGTGATGGTGGAAATGGTGGCAATGGTGGAGATGCAGGTGATGGAGGCAATGGTGGTGATGCTGGAGATGGTGGAAATGGCGGTGATGGTGGAAATGGAGGTGATGGAGGCAGTGGTGGTGATGCTGGCAATGGAGGTGATGGTGGAAATGGTGGTGATGGTGGAGATGGAGGCAATGGTGGTGATTCTGGCAGTGGTGGCAGTGGAGGAAGTGGAGGAGATGGTGGTAATGGTGGAagtggtggcagtggtggcagTGATGGTAGTGATGGCACTGATGGCAGTGATGGAGGCAATGGTGATGATGCTGGAAATGGAGGTGATGGTGGCAATGGAGGAGATGGAGGTAATGGAGGCAGTGGTGGCGATGCTGGTGATGGAGGTGATGGTGGAGATGGTGGTGATGGAGGTAGTGGTGGAGGTGCTGGTGATGGAGGGGATGGTGGAAATGGTGGTGATGGTGGAGATGGAAGTGATGGAggcagtggtggtggtgctggtgatgGTGGCAATGGTGGTGATGGAGGCAATGGTGGTGATGCTGGTAATGGAGGTGATGGTGGAAATGGTGGAGATGGAGGTGATGGAGGCAGTGGTGGAGATTCTGGCAATGGAGGTGATGGTGGAAATGGTGGTGATGGAGGAGACGGTGGCAATGGTGGTGATTCTGGCAATGGAGGAGATGGTggagatggtggtgatggtggtgatggaggTAGTGGTGGAGGTGCTGGTGATGGAGGTGATGGTGGAAATGGTGGAGATGGAGGTGATGGAGGCAGTGGTGGAGATTCTGGCAATGGAGGTGATGGTGGAAATGGTGGTGATGGAGGAGACGGTGGCAATGGTGGTGATTCTGGCAATGGAGGAGATGGTGGAGATGGTGGAAATGGAGGTAATGGTGGAGATGGTGGTAATGGAGGTAATGGTGGAGAAGGTGGAGATGGCGGTAATGGAGGCGATGGTGGAGATGGCGGTAATGGAGGCGATGGTggagatggtggtgatggtggcaaCGGAGGTAATGGAGGTAATGATAATGATGGCCAGTCTAATAATGAAAGTGGCAGCAGTGATGGAGGCAGTGATTCTGATGGTGGCATTGGTGACTGCCCGGCCGTTGGCAGTTGTCCATTACACGAAGATGCTGGATCAGATGTTACACTGTTGCCCCATGCCACTGATTGTGGACAGTATTGTGTATGTGACCATGGCGTTCCAGTAGCCATGCCTTGTCCTGCAGGACTCCACTTCAACCCAGAGCTGAGAGTCTGCGACTGGCCATATGCTGCTGGTTGTGAGGTACAGAGCTAA
- the LOC126252053 gene encoding uncharacterized PE-PGRS family protein PE_PGRS54-like isoform X5 codes for MRATAVWAALLLQLAVVAAAPWNTGCLFSRDPDCWRSHAGTSVDNHAFGTLHTQNSALTPAKDDNRWPHIRQQEAENGESEQNHPADVKKKYLHELTRLLQGIMAEREERSRSDSDSSSDSSSSSSSTNENNISNTENSSSNEFGSGQDGHSGENGSGSGGGSGGLAGSGGLGSGSGNGGNGGNGGNGGDGGDSVTGGDGGDGGNGGNGGDAGDSSNGGDAGDGGDGGDGGNGGDAGDGGDGGNGGDGGDGGDGGSGGDAGNGGDGGNGGDGGDGGDGGSGGDAGNGGDGGDGGDGGNGGDGGDGGDGGSGGDAGDGGDGGDGGDGGNGGDAGDGGDGGNGGDGGDGGDGGSGSDASNGGDGGDGGDGGNGGDAGDGGDGGDGGDGGNGGDAGDGGDGGNGGNGGDGGDGSSGGDAGDGGDGGDGGNGGDAGDGGDGGNGGDGGDGGDGGSGGDAGNGGDGGDGGDGGDAGDGGDGGNGGDGGDGGNGGDAGDGGDGGNGGDGGDGGDGGSGGDAGNGGDGGDGGDAGNGGDGGDGGSGGDAGDGGDGGDGGDGGNGGDAGDGGDGGNGGDGGDGGDGGSGSDASNGGDGGDGGDGGNGGDAGDGGDGGDGGDGGNGGDAGDGGDGGNGGNGGDGGDGSSGGDAGDGGDGGDGGNGGDAGDGGDGGNGGDGGDGGDGGSGGDAGDGGDGGDGDNGGDGGDGGDGGNGGDGGDAGDGGSGSDAGNGVDGGDGGNGGDAGDGGDGGNGGDGGDGGNGGDAGDGGDGGNGGNGGDAGDGGSGGDAGDGGDGGNGGDAGDGGDGGNGGDGGDGGDGGSGGDAGNGGDGGDGGDGGNGGDAGDGGDGGDGGNGGDAGDGGDGGNGGNGGDGGEGGSGGDAGDGGDGGDGGNGGDAGDGGDGGNGGNGGDAGDGGNGGDAGDGGNGGDGGNGGDGGSGGDAGNGGDGGNGGDGGDGGNGGDSGSGGSGGSGGDGGNGGSGGSGGSDGSDGTDGSDGGNGDDAGNGGDGGNGGDGGNGGSGGDAGDGGDGGDGGDGGSGGGAGDGGDGGNGGDGGDGSDGGSGGGAGDGGNGGDGGNGGDAGNGGDGGNGGDGGDGGSGGDSGNGGDGGNGGDGGDGGNGGDSGNGGDGGDGGDGGDGGSGGGAGDGGDGGNGGDGGDGGSGGDSGNGGDGGNGGDGGDGGNGGDSGNGGDGGDGGNGGNGGDGGNGGNGGEGGDGGNGGDGGDGGNGGDGGDGGDGGNGGNGGNDNDGQSNNESGSSDGGSDSDGGIGDCPAVGSCPLHEDAGSDVTLLPHATDCGQYCVCDHGVPVAMPCPAGLHFNPELRVCDWPYAAGCEVQS; via the exons ATGAGAG CTACGGCGGTGTGGGCGGCGCTGCTTCTGCAGCTGGCGGTCGTAGCGGCGGCGCCCTGGAACACGGGGTGTCTCTTCTCCAGGGACCCCGACTGTTGGCGATCGCACGCAG GCACAAGTGTGGATAATCACGCCTTTGGGACACTTCACACACAGAATTCGGCACTTACCCCAGCAAAGGATGACAACAGATGGCCACATATCCGACAGCAGGAAGCAGAAAATGGCGAAAGTGAACAAAATCATCCAGCCGATGTAAAGAAAAAGTACTTACATGAATTAACGAGACTCTTACAAGGTATTATGGCAGAGAGGGAAGAAAGAAGTAGGAGCGACAGCGACAgtagcagcgacagcagcagcagcagtagtagcacTAATGAGAACAATATTAGTAACACTGAAAACAGTAGCAGTAATGAATTTGGAAGTGGACAAGATGGACATAGTGGAGAGAATGGAAGTGGAAGTGGAGGTGGCAGTGGAGGACTAGCTGGTAGTGGAGGACTCGGAAGTGGCAGTGGAAATGGTGGAAACGGTGGTAATGGAGGCAACGGTGGGGACGGTGGAGACAGTGTAACTGGAGGAGATGGAGGGGATGGTGGAAATGGAGGTAATGGTGGAGATGCTGGCGACAGCAGCAATGGTGGTGATGCCGGTGATGGAGGAGATGGTGGTGATGGAGGCAATGGTGGTGATGCTGGAGATGGAGGTGATGGTGGAAATGGCGGCGATGGCGGAGATGGAGGTGATGGAGGCAGTGGTGGTGATGCTGGCAATGGAGGTGATGGTGGAAATGGAGGTGATGGTGGAGATGGAGGTGATGGAGGCAGTGGTGGTGATGCTGGCAATGGTGGAGATGGTGGTGATGGAGGTGATGGTGGAAATGGAGGTGACGGTGGAGATGGAGGTGATGGAGGCAGTGGAGGTGATGCTGGAGATGGAggagatggtggtgatggtggcgaCGGAGGCAATGGTGGCGATGCTGGAGATGGAGGAGATGGTGGAAATGGAGGCGATGGTGGTGATGGAGGTGATGGAGGCAGCGGTAGTGATGCCAGCAATGGAggagatggtggtgatggtggtgatggaggCAATGGTGGTGATGCTGGTGATGGAggagatggtggtgatggtggcgaTGGAGGCAACGGTGGTGATGCTGGAGATGGAGGTGATGGTGGAAATGGAGGCAATGGTGGTGATGGAGGTGATGGAAGCAGTGGTGGTGATGCTGGAGATGGAGGAGATGGTGGTGATGGAGGCAATGGTGGTGATGCTGGCGATGGAGGTGATGGTGGAAATGGAGGCGATGGTGGAGATGGAGGTGATGGAGGCAGTGGTGGTGACGCTGGCAATGGAGGAGATGGTGGTGATGGAGGCGATGGTGGTGATGCTGGTGATGGAGGTGATGGTGGAAATGGTGGTGATGGTGGCGATGGAGGCAATGGTGGTGATGCTGGAGATGGAGGAGATGGTGGAAATGGAGGCGATGGTGGTGATGGAG GTGATGGAGGCAGTGGTGGTGATGCTGGCAATGGTGGAGATGGTGGTGATGGAGGTGATGCTGGAAATGGAGGTGATGGTGGAGATGGAGGCAGTGGAGGTGATGCTGGAGATGGAggagatggtggtgatggtggcgaCGGAGGCAATGGTGGTGATGCTGGAGATGGAGGAGATGGTGGAAATGGAGGCGATGGTGGTGATGGAGGTGATGGAGGCAGCGGTAGTGATGCCAGCAATGGAggagatggtggtgatggtggtgatggaggCAATGGTGGTGATGCTGGTGATGGAggagatggtggtgatggtggcgaTGGAGGCAACGGTGGTGATGCTGGAGATGGAGGTGATGGTGGAAATGGAGGCAATGGTGGTGATGGAGGTGATGGAAGCAGTGGTGGTGATGCTGGAGATGGAGGAGATGGTGGTGATGGAGGCAATGGTGGTGATGCTGGCGATGGAGGTGATGGTGGAAATGGAGGTGATGGTGGAGATGGAGGTGATGGAGGCAGTGGAGGTGATGCTGGAGATGGAGGCGATGGTGGCGATGGAGACAATGGTGGTGATGGTggagatggtggtgatggtggaaaTGGAGGTGATGGTGGAGATGCAGGTGATGGAGGCAGTGGTAGTGATGCTGGCAATGGAGTAGATGGTGGAGATGGAGGCAATGGTGGTGATGCTGGTGATGGAGGTGATGGTGGaaatggtggtgatggtggtgacgGAGGCAATGGTGGTGATGCTGGAGATGGAGGAGATGGTGGAAATGGAGGCAATGGTGGTGATGCAGGTGATGGAGGCAGTGGTGGTGAtgctggtgatggtggtgatggaggCAATGGCGGTGATGCTGGCGATGGTGGCGATGGTGGAAATGGAGGTGATGGTGGAGATGGAGGTGATGGAGGCAGTGGTGGTGATGCTGGCAATGGTggagatggtggtgatggtggtgatggaggTAATGGTGGTGATGCTGGTGATGGAGGAGATGGTGGTGATGGAGGCAATGGCGGTGATGCTGGTGATGGAGGTGATGGTGGAAACGGAGGTAATGGCGGAGATGGAGGTGAAGGAGGCAGTGGTGGTGATGCTGGAGATGGAGGAGATGGTGGTGATGGAGGCAATGGTGGTGATGCTGGCGATGGAGGTGATGGTGGAAATGGTGGCAATGGTGGAGATGCAGGTGATGGAGGCAATGGTGGTGATGCTGGAGATGGTGGAAATGGCGGTGATGGTGGAAATGGAGGTGATGGAGGCAGTGGTGGTGATGCTGGCAATGGAGGTGATGGTGGAAATGGTGGTGATGGTGGAGATGGAGGCAATGGTGGTGATTCTGGCAGTGGTGGCAGTGGAGGAAGTGGAGGAGATGGTGGTAATGGTGGAagtggtggcagtggtggcagTGATGGTAGTGATGGCACTGATGGCAGTGATGGAGGCAATGGTGATGATGCTGGAAATGGAGGTGATGGTGGCAATGGAGGAGATGGAGGTAATGGAGGCAGTGGTGGCGATGCTGGTGATGGAGGTGATGGTGGAGATGGTGGTGATGGAGGTAGTGGTGGAGGTGCTGGTGATGGAGGGGATGGTGGAAATGGTGGTGATGGTGGAGATGGAAGTGATGGAggcagtggtggtggtgctggtgatgGTGGCAATGGTGGTGATGGAGGCAATGGTGGTGATGCTGGTAATGGAGGTGATGGTGGAAATGGTGGAGATGGAGGTGATGGAGGCAGTGGTGGAGATTCTGGCAATGGAGGTGATGGTGGAAATGGTGGTGATGGAGGAGACGGTGGCAATGGTGGTGATTCTGGCAATGGAGGAGATGGTggagatggtggtgatggtggtgatggaggTAGTGGTGGAGGTGCTGGTGATGGAGGTGATGGTGGAAATGGTGGAGATGGAGGTGATGGAGGCAGTGGTGGAGATTCTGGCAATGGAGGTGATGGTGGAAATGGTGGTGATGGAGGAGACGGTGGCAATGGTGGTGATTCTGGCAATGGAGGAGATGGTGGAGATGGTGGAAATGGAGGTAATGGTGGAGATGGTGGTAATGGAGGTAATGGTGGAGAAGGTGGAGATGGCGGTAATGGAGGCGATGGTGGAGATGGCGGTAATGGAGGCGATGGTggagatggtggtgatggtggcaaCGGAGGTAATGGAGGTAATGATAATGATGGCCAGTCTAATAATGAAAGTGGCAGCAGTGATGGAGGCAGTGATTCTGATGGTGGCATTGGTGACTGCCCGGCCGTTGGCAGTTGTCCATTACACGAAGATGCTGGATCAGATGTTACACTGTTGCCCCATGCCACTGATTGTGGACAGTATTGTGTATGTGACCATGGCGTTCCAGTAGCCATGCCTTGTCCTGCAGGACTCCACTTCAACCCAGAGCTGAGAGTCTGCGACTGGCCATATGCTGCTGGTTGTGAGGTACAGAGCTAA